In Flavobacterium sp. CS20, a single window of DNA contains:
- a CDS encoding transposase, whose amino-acid sequence MTYQELLKKNEENSIFIKNLKAKNASLQAQLDQLVKLINGFKSERFVSNEVSNEQFNLFSDTNQEIEASEEEPSQTITYNRKKKKHHGRNKLPEHLPVKEVIIEPKEDTEDLVKLEKKFQKP is encoded by the coding sequence AGCATTTTTATAAAAAATCTAAAAGCAAAAAATGCATCACTACAAGCTCAATTAGATCAGCTTGTAAAACTCATTAACGGCTTCAAGTCTGAACGCTTTGTTTCTAATGAAGTATCTAATGAGCAATTCAATCTGTTTTCAGATACCAACCAAGAGATAGAAGCGTCAGAAGAAGAACCATCGCAGACTATAACTTACAATCGTAAGAAGAAAAAACACCATGGGCGTAATAAACTACCTGAACATCTACCAGTAAAAGAAGTTATCATTGAGCCAAAAGAAGATACAGAAGATTTGGTGAAATTGGAGAAGAAGTTTCAGAAACCTTAG